The window TGTACGACGCGACGCTGGGGCTGTTCCGCAACCTTCCCATCCGCCTCGGCGAGATCGTCCTCATGGCCGCCCTGGTGTACCACTCGCTCAACGGGTTGAAGGTGATCCTTCTCGATTTCTTCCCGGCCACGACGGCGTGGTACCGGCCGCTCACCTACGGGGTGGTCATCGCCACCCTGACGGCCATGATCCCGCTGTCCCTCCTGATGTTGGCCCCGTACGCGCCGTGGTGGTGATCCGATGAGCGTTGGCCGCACGGTCTGGCTTGGCAACCCGCCGGCCCGCAAGCCGCGCCCGGTTGGCCCGGGCCGCGAGCGGTTCTGGTGGTGGTTCATGCGGCTCAGCGGCCTGGCCCTCGTCTTCCTGGCGCTGGGCCACATGCTGATCATGCATGTCCTCGTTCAGCTGTCCGGCGAGGAGGTCAGCTTCGCCTTCGTCACCAGCCGCTGGGGGACACCGTTCTGGCGCATCTACGACGCCCTGCTGCTGGTCCTGGCGCTGGTCCACGGCGTGAACGGGGCGCGGGTCGTGATCACCGACCTCGTGCCGCGCGGATCGGTCCGCACACTGCTCGTGGGCGGCCTGGGGTTGCTCGCGGTGGCCTGGCTGCTTCTCGGGCTGTTCGTGGTCGTGTTCTTCAACCCGGACCAGGCTCCCGCCGTCGGCCCGTTCTCGTGAGCGGCCGCCCATGAGCGTGCCCATGATCGGGCGCGGCCCCGCCGCGGCCCCCCGCGTCCACGTCCTGGATGCGGTGGTGGTCGGCGCCGGGGGTGCGGGCCTGTATGCCGCCCTGGAGCTGAAGCGCAGGCTGGGGACGGCGGGGCGGGTGGGAGTCGTGTCCAAGCTTTACCCCACCCGATCCCACACCGGCGCGGCCCAGGGCGGCGTGTGCGCGGCGCTGGGAAACACCGAGGAGGACCACTGGGAGTGGCACTGGTGGGACACCGTCAAGGGCGGGGACTACCTCGTCGACCAGGACGCGGCGGAAGTCATGTGCCGCGACGCGGCGCAGACCATCCGCGACCTCGAGCACCTGGGCCTGCCCTTCGACCGGACCCCGGACGGGCTGATCGACCAACGTCGATTCGGAGGGCACACGCGGAACCACGGCGAGGCACCCGTCCGCCGTTCCTGCTACTCGGCCGACCGCACCGGGCACGCCATCCTGCAGACCCTGTATCAGCAGTGCATCCGCCATGACGTGACGTTCTTCGACGAGTACCAGGTCCTCGACCTGCTCATGCCGGATGGTTCCGGCGGCCATGTCAGCGGGGTCCTGGCCCTCCGGCTGGCAAGCGGCGAGCTGACGGTATTCCTGGCCCGCGGCGTGCTGTTCGCCACCGGCGGGTTCGGGATGGTCTACAAGGTCACCTCCAACGCCCATACCCTGACCGGGGACGGGGTGGCGATCGCCTACCGGCGCGGCCTGGCGCTGGAGGACATGGAGTTCTACCAGTTCCACCCCACCGGCATGTATCGGCTCGGCTTCCTGCTCTCGGAGGCCATGCGGGGTGAGGGCGGAATCCTGCGCAACGGTGACGGCGAGCGCTTCATGGAGCGTTACGCCCCGACGATGAAGGACCTGGCCGGTCGCGACGTGGTGAGCCGCAGCATCTACCAGGAGATCGCCGCCGGGCGAGGGATCAACGGCGAGGACTTCGTCCATCTCGACGTCCGGCACCTCGGCGCCGAGATCCTCGATCACAAGCTCCCCGACATGGCGGGCTTCATCCGGACCTACTTTGGGCTCGAGCCATTGACCGATCTGGTCCCCGTTCAGCCCACCGCCCACTATGCGATGGGGGGCATCCCGACCGATGTCGACGGCCGGGTCCTGGCCGATGTCGACGGCCGGGTCGTGCCTGGCTTCTTCGCCGCCGGCGAGTGCGCCTGCATCAGCGTCCACGGCGCCAATCGGCTGGGAACCAACTCGCTGCTCGACATCCTCGTCTTCGGCCGGCGGGCCGGCGAGGCCATGGCCGACGGGCTGCGCGACGCGCCCTCGCCCGGACGGGACCCTGAGGCCGAAGCGCGGTCCGCGGCGCGGCTGACCGAGCTGCTGCGCACCACCGACGGCGAGCGTCCGGCCACGATCCGGGCGGAGCTGCGCGAGCTCATGTTCACCGCCTGCGGGGTGTATCGCAGCGGGGCGGGGTTGGCCGCCGGACGGGCCGGGGTGGCCGCCCTGCGTGGACGAGCCCGGCGCCTACGGCTCGACGACCACGGCGTGCGCTACAACACGGACCTGACCGATGCGATCGAGCTCGGGTTTCTGCTGGATTGCGCGGAGGCCATGATCATCTCGGCCGAGGCGCGGACCGAAACCCGCGGCGCCCATGCAAGGGAGGACTTTCCCGAGCGCGACGATGCGCGCTGGATGCGCCACACATTCGCCACCCGCCCATCGGACGGGACGGTCGCGCTGACCTACAAGCCGGTCACGGTCACTGAATACCAGCCGGCTCCCCGGGTGTACTGACCGATGGATGTCGAGCTGCGGATCCGGCGCTTCAACCCGGAGGTGGATGCGACGCCCCACTGGGAGTCCTACGCCCTGCAGGCCGAGCCATCGGACCGCGTGCTCGACCTGCTGCACCAGGTGAAGTGGTTCCAGGACGGGACGCTGACCTTCCGCCGGTCCTGCGCCCACGGGGTGTGCGGATCGGACGCGATGCTGATCAACGGCCGCAACCAGCTGGCCTGCGCGGTTCTCATCCGCGACGCGGGCACCCACATCTCGGTCGAGGCGATGCGCGGGCTGCCGGTGGTCAAGGACCTGCTGGTTGACCAGGAGGGGTTCTGGGAGAAGTACCGCGCGGTCATGCCCTATCTGGTCAACGACGAGGTGCCGGAGGACGGAGGGGAACGCCGCCAATCACCCGCCGAACGGGCCGCGTTCGAGGACACCAGTCGCTGCATCCTGTGTGCGGCGTGCACCACCGCCTGCCCGGTGTACTGGACGAACCCGGCCTACGTGGGTCCGGCGGCCATCGTGAACGCCCATCGGTTCATCTTCGACAGCCGCGACAACGCCCACGCCGAGCGCCTGGAGATCATGGCCGATGCGGATGGCGTATGGCGCTGCCGGACCGTGTTCAACTGCGTCGAGGCCTGCCCGCGCGGCATCAACGTCACCCGCGCCATCATGGAGGTGACGCGCGCCATCGGGGAGCGGCCTGCATGACCCGCCTGCTGATCCACACCGATGGGGCGGCCCGCGGCAACCCGGGCCCGGCGGGCCTGGGGGCGGTGCTTCAGGATGCCGATACGGGGGAGACGGTTGCCGAGCTGGCGCGGTACCTCGGGGAGCAGACCAACAACGTGGCTGAGTGGACGGCCGTCCAGGACGCGCTGGAAGAGGCGCTGCGGAGGGGCGCGCGCCAGATCGACCTGCGGACCGATTCGCAGCTAGTGGCGCGTCAGATCAGCGGGCGGTATCGGGTCAAGCATCCCAACCTCAAGCCCATCCACGCTCGGGTCATGGGCTTGCTCGCGCAGTTCGACGCATATACGGTCGGGCACGTGCCGCGCGAGCGCAACCGCGAGGCCGACCGCCTCAGCAACGTCGCCATCGATCGGCGCGTATGATGCGGGCCCTGGAGGCGGCCGGACGGCCGCGGACGCGATCGTCGAAAGGCGGCGTTCGAGGAAAGTCCGAGCTCCACAGAGCAGGTTCGCGGGTAACACCCGTCCGCCGTGAGGCGAGGACCAGCGCCACAGTGACGATGCCCGCGCAAGCGGGAGTGAAACGGGCAAGCTCGAGCCGGAGCAAGACCGAATAGGAGGGCGCAAGGCGGCTTTCGGGCCGCAGCAGGTGGCTCGCTCAGCCCTCGGGTAGGTCGCCCAGATGGATGGCCGTCCCCGGACCTCGGTCCGGGACAGAACTCGGCTTACAGGCCGCTCTCCAGGGACTCAGTCTTCGTCCGCGCGCCAGATGCCCTTCGCGGTGCAGGCGTTGCAGATCGGCCTGGCCTCCGCGAACGTACCCAGCGGAAGTGGGTGATCCGGCCCACCCAGGAGGCAGCTGACGTCCACGGCGCGGCCGCCCGGGACCGGGGTGATAGCCACGTGACGCACGCTGCAGCGACGGATCTGTCCGGCGCGAGGGATCGGGATCCGCTGTGGCGCCTCGCTACGTTCGACCGCCATGAGGCTCCGAGCGTGCGCCGCAGGCGTGTGGTGCTCAATGGCGCGTTCGTACCAGGCGGGAAACTCGCTTGAGCCGTTCGAACCCGGGTCGTCGGAGGGGTATCCTCGCACCATGTTCAGGCGGGGCAACACGGCGGCCCAATCGGCGGCCGAGACCGAGCGCCAGGCGCTGTTCGAGAAACTCGCCCAGCGACCGGAGACCGTGTGCCCGTTCCTGGGGCTGGCCGCCTCCCGGGCCGACTACCAGGAAAAGGCGACCGATGACCACCGCTGCTATGCCTTCGGCGACCCCGAGCCCATCTCCGGGGAGCAGCAGCGCAACGTCTGCCTCCAGCGGGGTTATGCCAACTGCCCACGCTACCTGCGTGGCGTGCTCGTCATCCCGACCGACGAGCTGGAGGCGCTCCGGAGGCCACACCAACGCGTGCCCCCACCGCCGCCACCCCCTCCGCGACCGGCATCGGTGCCGGGAGGTGGGGGACGGCGAAGGACCGTCGTAGCCCTGCTCGTCCTGCTCCTGCTGGTCGGCGGAGGCGCCGGTGCATGGTGGGTGGTGGCTGGCCCCGGAGCGGTGGCAGTGGAGACACCGACTCCCGTCCCGTCTCCCACGAGCGCGCCGAGCCCGTCGGAGGCCGAGCCCTCACCCTCCGTCACTCCATCCACGGCCCCGACGCCGGAACCCGGCGATGAATTCATCGGTTACGAAGTGACCGTCGAGGAGGGCATCAACGATGTCTTCCGCGTTGACGAGGACGGGCAGATCCAGGACGAGTCGGAGGCCTTCTTCTCCGATCGCAGTCAGGGGCCGGTCGACCGCGTGATGGCCGACAACGGGCTCCTGCACTGGCGAGAAACTGAAGGGGGACTGGCTGGTTGGTCGTTCATCCGCGACCAGTCGGGCTCGTTCGGGATTCGCGAGGTGTACCGCGGATCCGACGGTTCGTTGCGCTACCTGGTGCTGCCCGAGGACGAGACCTAGACCGAACGGATCCAGGTCCCCACCCGAATTGGCCGAAAAAGTGCTTGACGGGGCTTCGTTGCCCTGTAAGATGGCGCCCTGTGGCTCAATGTGGGGCCAAATGGGGATCAATGGTAGGGCCATCGAGTGGAGAGGACCCCGTTCCTTACTGGCGAGTACCGCCACGCGCTAGACGACCGTGGTCGCATCGCGGTGCCCGTGCGGTTTCGGGCTCGCCTGTCGGAGGGCGCGACGCTTACCCGGTGGCTCGATGCCTGTCTCGCGGTCTTCCCGCGTGACGCGTGGGCCGAGCTGGCCGAGAAGCTCCGCGGCCTGCCATTGACCAGCACCAAGGCGCGGGAATTCGGCCGGTTCATGTCGTCGGGAGCGGTGGACGTGGAGCTCGACCGCCAGGGCCGTTTGCTCGTCCCGGGCTACCTCCGGACCTACGCCAGCCTGCAACCAGGCGAGGTGATCGTGGTCGGCGCTCTGAACCGACTCGAGATCTGGGCGCCGGCGGCCTGGGAGCCGTACCGCGCTCGAATCGAAGACGCCCCCGAGGCCCTGGCGGAGCAACTGCAGGACCTGGGGATCTAGGGCCCGTGGCGCCATGACGCACGCCACGACCCGGCCATTCATGCGTCTCCGGGCCGCTCGGCCCGTCAACCGACCGTTAAGGGACAGTCGCGCATGGGAGAAGGGCACCTGCCGGTCCTCGTCGACGAGGTTCTCGCCTCGTTGGCCCTCCGTGCCGGCAGCTCCATCGCGGACTGCACGGTCGGTGGCGGTGGGCACGCCGAGCGACTTCTGGAGGCCGTGTCTCCGGACGGCCGCCTTCTCGGCCTCGATGCCGACCTGGCGGCCGTCCGCGAGGCGTCCCGCTTCCTGGAGCGCTTCGGGGACCGCGCCGTCATCCGCCACGCCAACTTCAGCCGCCTGGGGGAGGTGGCGCGCGCCGAGGGCATGGGTCCCCTCGACGGCGTCCTGTTCGACCTGGGCCTCTCGAGCTATCAGCTCGCCGATGCGCGGCGCGGGTTCGCCTTCACGGCGGACGCGCCGCCGGACATGAGATTCGATGAAACGACTGGTCTTTCGGCTCTGGGTCTCATCGATCGCTCCTCGGAGCGAGAGCTCACCCGAATCATCGCGACGCTTGGTGAAGAGCGCCATGCACGCCGCATCGCGAAGGCGATCCTGGCGTCGCGTACGTCGGGCCGCCTCGTGACGGCGGCCGATCTGGCGTCCGTGGTGGCCGCCGCCGTCCCGGCCAGGGGGGCCGACGCAGGACGGATCCACGCGGCCACCCGGACGTTCCAGGCCTTGCGAATAGCCGTAAACCAGGAGCTCGAGTCGCTGGAGGCGGGCCTCGCCGCGGCGCTCGAGGTCCTGCGGCCGGGCGGCCGTCTGGCTGTCATCAGCTACCACTCGCTCGAGGACCGGGTCGCCAAGCGCTTCATGGCTCGCGAGGCGCGCGACTGCCTCGAGGTTCCGCTGCCCCCGGTCTGCACATGCGGACATCGGGCCCAGCTGCGAGCCGTGACGCGACGGGTCATCCGCCCGTCGCCGGAGGAGATCGACCGCAATCGCCGAGCGCGAAGCGCGCGGCTGCGTGCTGCCGAGAAGCTCGCGTCCGCGAGCGCCTAACCGGGTTCACACGAAGGAGGGTGCACATGAGCCGAGGTCGTCCCCGACACCAAGGAAGTCGGCGCCGCGCCTACAGCGTGCGGCAGCGGGAGGTCCGCGAGCGTCGCGTGCGACTGGCGCACGACGGGGAGTGGATGATCGATGGGCTCAGCGTCACCGACGCCGAGCCTCCGGCTGAGACCGAGGAGCCAACCTGGACCATCCGGCTTCACGGCGCCGCATCGGCCGCCTGAGTCGCATTCCGCAGCATGGCAGTCATCGGCGCCCGCCCGGCCAGCGTCCTCGGCGACCTCCGCTGGGGCATCCGTCGAGCGCCACGGCCTCGGCCCGGACCCACCACCGGTGGCTATCGGCTGCGCAGGACCGCCCTGCGCCGGCGTCGGGCGGCGGGGCTGTCGCTGGCATCGGTCGTCATCGGCGTGGCTGTTCTGCTGTCGTCGTTGTACTTGACCCAGTCGAGCCGGATCGCCAGCACCGGTTACGAGATCACCACCCTGGAGGCACGACTCGATATCCTCCAGGCCGAGCGCCAGGAACTGCTGCTCCAGATCGGACGGGCGCAGTCGCCGGCCACCATCGAGGCCCGGGCCATCGAGCTTGGTCTGACCACGTTGTCCGGGGCATCGGTCCACTTCGCCAGCCCATTGTCTGATCGCCACCCGTAACCGTCGCACGCCTCGGCGCGCGACCCGGAGACGCCATGCTCGCCAGAACCGACAGTCGAATCCGGGCCGTGGTCATGCTCGTCGTGGCGTCCATCGTGGCTGGCGTGATCGGGTACCGCCTGGTCTGGTGGCAGGTCATCGACCGCGAGCGGCTGGCCGACATGGGCCTGGCCCAGCTGGCGCACGCCCAACAGATCCCGGCCGCTCGCGGGCTGATCCTCGACCGCGCGGGCCTGATCCTGGCGACCTCGATTGCTGCCGAGTCGGTCTTTGCCACGCCACCCACGGTCGAGGATCCCGCGCTGTCGGCGCTCTTGTTGGCCGGCATCCTGGATGCGGACGCTGAGGAGCTCGAGGCGACGCTGAGCAGCGACGAGGCCTGGACCTGGCTGCGCCGACGGGTTGACGTCGAGACCGCGACCCGCGTCCGCGCACTGCACCTGCC is drawn from Chloroflexota bacterium and contains these coding sequences:
- the sdhA gene encoding succinate dehydrogenase flavoprotein subunit, producing MSVPMIGRGPAAAPRVHVLDAVVVGAGGAGLYAALELKRRLGTAGRVGVVSKLYPTRSHTGAAQGGVCAALGNTEEDHWEWHWWDTVKGGDYLVDQDAAEVMCRDAAQTIRDLEHLGLPFDRTPDGLIDQRRFGGHTRNHGEAPVRRSCYSADRTGHAILQTLYQQCIRHDVTFFDEYQVLDLLMPDGSGGHVSGVLALRLASGELTVFLARGVLFATGGFGMVYKVTSNAHTLTGDGVAIAYRRGLALEDMEFYQFHPTGMYRLGFLLSEAMRGEGGILRNGDGERFMERYAPTMKDLAGRDVVSRSIYQEIAAGRGINGEDFVHLDVRHLGAEILDHKLPDMAGFIRTYFGLEPLTDLVPVQPTAHYAMGGIPTDVDGRVLADVDGRVVPGFFAAGECACISVHGANRLGTNSLLDILVFGRRAGEAMADGLRDAPSPGRDPEAEARSAARLTELLRTTDGERPATIRAELRELMFTACGVYRSGAGLAAGRAGVAALRGRARRLRLDDHGVRYNTDLTDAIELGFLLDCAEAMIISAEARTETRGAHAREDFPERDDARWMRHTFATRPSDGTVALTYKPVTVTEYQPAPRVY
- a CDS encoding succinate dehydrogenase → MSVGRTVWLGNPPARKPRPVGPGRERFWWWFMRLSGLALVFLALGHMLIMHVLVQLSGEEVSFAFVTSRWGTPFWRIYDALLLVLALVHGVNGARVVITDLVPRGSVRTLLVGGLGLLAVAWLLLGLFVVVFFNPDQAPAVGPFS
- a CDS encoding ribonuclease HI family protein, whose protein sequence is MTRLLIHTDGAARGNPGPAGLGAVLQDADTGETVAELARYLGEQTNNVAEWTAVQDALEEALRRGARQIDLRTDSQLVARQISGRYRVKHPNLKPIHARVMGLLAQFDAYTVGHVPRERNREADRLSNVAIDRRV
- the mraZ gene encoding division/cell wall cluster transcriptional repressor MraZ, whose translation is MERTPFLTGEYRHALDDRGRIAVPVRFRARLSEGATLTRWLDACLAVFPRDAWAELAEKLRGLPLTSTKAREFGRFMSSGAVDVELDRQGRLLVPGYLRTYASLQPGEVIVVGALNRLEIWAPAAWEPYRARIEDAPEALAEQLQDLGI
- the sdhC gene encoding succinate dehydrogenase, cytochrome b556 subunit, producing MTIASRLARAQARVVSYRVSWAQLAWFGHRLSGIGVLAYLFVHIVETSMVTLGPTVYDATLGLFRNLPIRLGEIVLMAALVYHSLNGLKVILLDFFPATTAWYRPLTYGVVIATLTAMIPLSLLMLAPYAPWW
- the rsmH gene encoding 16S rRNA (cytosine(1402)-N(4))-methyltransferase RsmH, producing MGEGHLPVLVDEVLASLALRAGSSIADCTVGGGGHAERLLEAVSPDGRLLGLDADLAAVREASRFLERFGDRAVIRHANFSRLGEVARAEGMGPLDGVLFDLGLSSYQLADARRGFAFTADAPPDMRFDETTGLSALGLIDRSSERELTRIIATLGEERHARRIAKAILASRTSGRLVTAADLASVVAAAVPARGADAGRIHAATRTFQALRIAVNQELESLEAGLAAALEVLRPGGRLAVISYHSLEDRVAKRFMAREARDCLEVPLPPVCTCGHRAQLRAVTRRVIRPSPEEIDRNRRARSARLRAAEKLASASA
- a CDS encoding succinate dehydrogenase iron-sulfur subunit is translated as MDVELRIRRFNPEVDATPHWESYALQAEPSDRVLDLLHQVKWFQDGTLTFRRSCAHGVCGSDAMLINGRNQLACAVLIRDAGTHISVEAMRGLPVVKDLLVDQEGFWEKYRAVMPYLVNDEVPEDGGERRQSPAERAAFEDTSRCILCAACTTACPVYWTNPAYVGPAAIVNAHRFIFDSRDNAHAERLEIMADADGVWRCRTVFNCVEACPRGINVTRAIMEVTRAIGERPA